A genomic segment from Glycine max cultivar Williams 82 chromosome 1, Glycine_max_v4.0, whole genome shotgun sequence encodes:
- the LOC548057 gene encoding cyclin-dependent kinase inhibitor 1-2 yields the protein MSSQVGVRTRARAALAMEAATASSAQPSSKRKKIYDTNHVAKLSKTPRTSSSSFFIPATVTEIVQERCLSPTSSEIPASCCSSNGSIGLDEDRIKLLDLEVESAQVETSTCNGGQEIERREMKSSSELRENSQEPEPMEINSHRALSKAKAMPTELELEEFFVAAEKDIQKRFQDKYNYDIVKDVPLEGRYEWVQLKP from the exons ATGTCATCTCAGGTCGGTGTCAGGACACGAGCCCGAGCCGCATTAGCCATGGAAGCTGCTACTGCCAGTTCAGCTCAACCCTCTTCGAAGAGAAAGAAGATCTACGACACTAACCATGTGGCAAAACTCTCCAAAACTCCGAGAACAAGTTCTTCCTCCTTCTTCATACCTGCGACGGTGACGGAGATTGTTCAGGAACGCTGCCTCAGCCCTACCTCCAGTGAAATTCCGGCTTCTTGCTGCTCCAGCAACGGATCCATTGGCCTCGATGAGGATAGGATCAAGCTCTTAGATCTGGAG GTGGAGAGCGCGCAAGTTGAAACGTCGACGTGCAATGGTGGTCAAGAAATTGAGAG GAGAGAGATGAAAAGTTCCAGCGAGCTTCGAGAGAATTCACAGGAGCCGGAGCCAATGGAGATCAATTCTCACCGTGCCTTATCAAAGGCAAAAGCCATGCCTACCGAGTTGGAGCTCGAGGAATTCTTCGTTGCTGCGGAGAAGGACATTCAGAAACGATTTCAAGACAA GTACAATTATGATATTGTTAAGGACGTACCACTGGAAGGACGCTACGAGTGGGTTCAGTTGAAGCCATGA